One Opitutia bacterium DNA segment encodes these proteins:
- a CDS encoding alginate export family protein, with protein sequence MKSLAVLLLAATLALAAHAAEPASFADAVAQGKVSLNARLRYEGVQQTNLLDANALTLRTRLGLTTAKFHGWQFSVEGENVTAYDGDAYSQSGLNPAAARRAVVGDPETTELNQLWLAYTFGKTTATLGRQKLILDNARFVGDVGWRQNQQTFDALVVQDKSLKDTTLTYAYLDQVNRVFSRRHAQGRWDSESHVLNAAYTGNPLGTVTGYAYLLDFDNSTANSCATYGVSLVGAQKISDALKFTYRAELATQSDYGSSPLSYSTVYHSVEAGLAAKSVSFTLGHELLGSDNNVGFKTPLATLHAFNGWADLFLATPAAGLRDVYVKGTANFPSAVTLTAFYHWFEAAKGGADFGTETDVMLSRKFGKYVTATAKAAEFRRDSLAYANVRKVWLQLDYAW encoded by the coding sequence ATGAAATCCCTCGCCGTTCTCCTTCTCGCCGCCACGCTCGCGCTCGCCGCCCACGCTGCCGAACCCGCCTCGTTCGCCGACGCCGTCGCGCAAGGCAAGGTCTCACTCAACGCCCGCCTGCGCTACGAAGGCGTGCAGCAGACCAATCTGCTCGACGCCAACGCGCTCACGCTCCGCACGCGCCTCGGCCTCACGACCGCGAAGTTCCACGGCTGGCAGTTCTCCGTTGAGGGCGAGAACGTCACCGCCTACGACGGCGACGCCTACAGCCAGTCCGGCCTCAATCCCGCCGCCGCCCGCCGCGCCGTGGTCGGCGACCCCGAGACCACCGAGCTGAACCAGCTCTGGCTCGCCTACACTTTCGGCAAAACCACCGCCACGCTCGGCCGCCAGAAGCTCATTCTCGACAACGCCCGTTTCGTCGGCGACGTGGGCTGGCGGCAGAATCAGCAGACGTTCGACGCGCTCGTCGTGCAGGACAAATCGCTCAAGGACACGACGCTCACCTACGCCTACCTCGACCAAGTGAACCGCGTGTTCTCGCGCCGCCACGCGCAAGGCCGCTGGGATTCCGAGTCGCACGTGTTGAATGCCGCCTACACCGGCAACCCGCTCGGCACCGTCACCGGCTACGCCTACCTGCTCGACTTCGACAATTCCACCGCCAACTCCTGCGCCACCTACGGCGTCAGCCTCGTCGGCGCGCAGAAGATCAGCGACGCCCTCAAGTTCACTTACCGCGCCGAGCTCGCGACGCAGTCCGACTACGGCTCCAGCCCGCTGAGCTACTCCACCGTCTATCACAGCGTGGAGGCCGGCCTCGCGGCGAAGTCCGTCAGCTTCACGCTCGGTCACGAGCTGCTCGGTTCCGACAACAACGTCGGCTTCAAGACTCCGCTCGCGACGCTGCACGCCTTCAACGGCTGGGCCGACCTCTTCCTCGCGACGCCCGCCGCCGGCCTGCGCGACGTCTACGTCAAAGGCACTGCCAATTTCCCGTCGGCTGTCACGCTCACCGCGTTCTACCACTGGTTCGAAGCCGCGAAAGGCGGCGCGGATTTCGGCACCGAGACCGACGTGATGCTCTCGCGCAAGTTCGGCAAATACGTCACCGCGACGGCGAAGGCCGCCGAGTTCCGCCGCGACAGCCTCGCCTACGCCAACGTCCGCAAGGTCTGGCTCCAACTCGACTACGCGTGGTGA
- a CDS encoding MMPL family transporter: MRPAYVRLAHWLFRHRRAVVIAWPLALLLCLPAARRAPDFLQAGSGQLPGADSAEVETALARDFDHPFTHSLAITFDSATARIDAPEFRAALADFASALRTSPAVARVVVPDEQVAAQFRAADGHSVAVLLGLKAGRFDEAEAAVPVVRAAVRAAWPAARFPEWSVRVTGRSAINYDLGVFNARDSQRAELRALPLSLIVLVFVFGSLGAAALPLALGVASTTAALAAVPALASFTPLNILYQNVVTLLGLALGIDYSLFLVNRYQEQRAAGDDRESALATTLATTGFAITCSGLTVLIGLAGLLLTPLFELRSVGLGGLVVVALSVALSLTLLPALLVTCDRWLGSPRWLALRIAPAQSQTRWEKWTAFVLRRPIAALLVGLAGLLALSAPLLKLHPGFPDRPWLPTTMESTEGFAVLQKMGVSQEAMPFLMIVRATDGGELLPRHLDGLIALSDELWEDGRANRIFGPADLAPMVPRFLVREFYRDFERHFAEKPELAAMILSRDRRSALVQIVLHDDATYGATQEYSRWLRERRVPGLTLAVGGHWPGALDFDAVLLRAYPIAFGAVIAATFAVLAFAFRSLLVPVKALVLNALSVSAAFGAMVAVFQWGWGAAWLGLDGPTGAVPLVIPIMVFCLTFGLSMDYEVMILARVREEFLRSPDGDASVRRGLVATGRIISGAAAIMVVVFGAFALAGVVVVKMFGFGLAVAVAVDALVVRALMVPAAMKLAGRWNWWPGLRGAPAPKAE; encoded by the coding sequence ATGCGCCCTGCGTATGTGCGACTCGCCCACTGGCTGTTCCGGCACCGACGCGCCGTCGTCATCGCGTGGCCGCTCGCGCTGCTGCTGTGCCTGCCCGCCGCCCGCCGCGCGCCGGATTTTCTGCAAGCCGGCTCCGGGCAACTGCCCGGCGCCGACTCGGCTGAAGTGGAAACCGCCCTCGCGCGCGACTTCGACCATCCGTTCACGCACAGCCTCGCGATCACGTTCGACTCCGCCACCGCACGCATCGACGCGCCGGAGTTCCGCGCCGCACTCGCCGATTTCGCCTCCGCCCTGCGCACGAGTCCCGCCGTGGCGCGCGTCGTGGTGCCGGACGAGCAGGTCGCCGCGCAATTTCGCGCTGCCGACGGACACTCCGTCGCGGTGCTGCTCGGGTTGAAGGCCGGCCGCTTCGACGAAGCCGAGGCCGCCGTGCCCGTCGTCCGCGCCGCCGTGCGCGCGGCGTGGCCGGCCGCGCGCTTCCCGGAGTGGAGCGTTCGCGTCACCGGTCGCTCCGCGATCAACTACGACCTCGGCGTCTTCAACGCCCGCGACTCGCAGCGCGCCGAGCTGCGCGCGCTGCCGCTCTCGTTGATCGTGCTCGTCTTCGTGTTCGGCTCGCTCGGCGCCGCGGCGCTGCCGCTGGCCCTCGGCGTCGCCTCGACCACAGCCGCGCTCGCGGCCGTGCCGGCGCTGGCCTCGTTCACGCCGCTCAACATCCTCTACCAAAACGTCGTCACGCTCCTCGGTCTCGCGCTCGGCATCGATTACTCGCTCTTCCTCGTCAACCGCTACCAAGAACAGCGCGCCGCCGGCGACGATCGCGAGAGCGCGCTCGCGACTACGCTCGCTACCACGGGTTTCGCCATCACGTGTTCCGGGCTGACCGTGTTGATCGGACTCGCCGGCTTGCTGCTCACACCGCTCTTCGAACTGCGCTCCGTCGGCCTCGGCGGACTCGTCGTCGTGGCGCTGAGCGTCGCGCTGTCGCTGACGTTGCTGCCCGCGCTGTTGGTCACGTGCGACCGCTGGCTCGGTTCGCCGCGCTGGCTCGCGCTCCGCATCGCTCCCGCCCAGAGCCAGACGCGTTGGGAAAAATGGACCGCGTTCGTCCTCCGGCGCCCCATCGCGGCGCTGCTGGTCGGCCTCGCGGGATTGCTCGCGCTGAGCGCGCCGCTCCTGAAACTGCACCCGGGATTCCCCGACCGGCCGTGGCTGCCGACGACAATGGAAAGCACCGAGGGATTCGCCGTCCTGCAGAAGATGGGCGTCTCGCAGGAGGCGATGCCGTTCCTCATGATCGTCCGCGCCACCGACGGCGGCGAACTGCTCCCGCGTCACCTCGACGGTTTGATCGCGCTGTCGGACGAATTATGGGAGGACGGCCGCGCCAATCGCATCTTTGGACCGGCGGACCTCGCGCCGATGGTGCCGCGCTTCCTCGTGCGGGAATTCTATCGCGACTTCGAACGCCATTTCGCGGAGAAGCCGGAACTCGCCGCAATGATCCTCAGCCGCGACCGGCGTTCCGCTCTCGTGCAAATCGTCCTGCACGACGACGCCACCTACGGCGCCACGCAGGAATACTCCCGTTGGCTGCGTGAGCGACGCGTGCCCGGGCTTACGCTCGCGGTCGGCGGACACTGGCCGGGCGCGCTCGATTTCGACGCGGTGTTGCTGCGTGCCTACCCGATCGCGTTCGGCGCCGTCATCGCCGCGACGTTCGCGGTGTTGGCATTCGCGTTTCGCTCGCTGCTCGTCCCCGTGAAGGCGCTCGTGTTGAACGCGCTGTCCGTCTCCGCCGCCTTCGGCGCGATGGTCGCGGTTTTCCAATGGGGCTGGGGCGCCGCGTGGCTCGGACTCGACGGGCCGACAGGCGCCGTGCCGCTCGTGATTCCCATCATGGTTTTCTGCCTCACGTTCGGGTTGAGCATGGACTACGAGGTGATGATCCTTGCACGCGTCCGGGAGGAATTTCTTCGCTCGCCCGATGGCGACGCCTCGGTGCGCCGCGGGCTCGTCGCAACGGGCCGCATCATCAGCGGTGCCGCTGCGATCATGGTCGTGGTGTTTGGCGCCTTCGCGCTCGCGGGCGTCGTGGTCGTGAAGATGTTCGGCTTCGGCCTCGCCGTCGCCGTGGCGGTCGACGCACTCGTCGTGCGCGCGCTCATGGTGCCGGCCGCGATGAAACTCGCTGGCCGCTGGAACTGGTGGCCGGGCCTGCGTGGCGCGCCGGCGCCCAAGGCCGAATGA
- a CDS encoding ammonia-forming cytochrome c nitrite reductase subunit c552, translating to MNSRLSSQRGLSIAGYLGLLALFAVATFGVLMLYQNIVARKAEATKDVFRVVEVSDKTIDPAVWGKNYPRQYDSYKRTVDTERTNFGGSEAFQHLDADPMWRRIFAGYAFGIDYREERGHAYMLQDQRETERVTKRPQPGACLQCHASTVNLYLEQGLKAGAPAGKEHWEEQMQKGFEVVCKMPYAEATKLVEHPVSCIDCHDAETMALRVNRPGFLNGIRALAKSDYPTPHLPSIERWRKEGRKGQYEPNKDATRQEMRSMVCAQCHVEYYFKGEGKLVTYPWDKGLKVEQIETYYNEVGHKDWVHKETGANVLKAQHPEFEMWSQGIHARAGVSCADCHMPYVREGAVKVSNHHVRSPLLNVAQACQTCHRVPEQEIKARALAVQDRNAALLTRGEKALVGLIDAIVAAQKAGATDAQLKAAREFQRQAQWRLDFVSAENSMGFHAPQEAARILAEAIDYARQGELAVARDTKPAAPAVATAAGTP from the coding sequence ATGAACTCCCGCCTCTCCAGCCAACGCGGCCTCAGCATCGCCGGCTACCTCGGCCTGCTCGCCCTCTTCGCCGTCGCCACCTTCGGCGTCCTGATGCTCTACCAGAACATCGTCGCCCGCAAAGCCGAGGCGACCAAGGATGTCTTCCGCGTCGTCGAAGTCAGCGACAAGACGATCGACCCCGCCGTCTGGGGCAAAAACTACCCGCGCCAATACGACAGCTACAAGCGCACCGTCGACACCGAGCGCACCAACTTCGGCGGCAGCGAGGCGTTCCAGCACCTCGACGCTGATCCCATGTGGCGCCGCATCTTCGCCGGCTACGCCTTCGGCATCGATTACCGCGAGGAGCGCGGCCACGCCTACATGCTGCAGGACCAGCGCGAGACCGAGCGCGTCACCAAACGTCCGCAACCCGGCGCCTGCCTCCAGTGCCACGCCTCCACAGTGAACCTTTACCTCGAGCAAGGCCTCAAGGCCGGCGCGCCCGCCGGCAAGGAGCACTGGGAAGAGCAAATGCAGAAGGGCTTCGAGGTCGTCTGCAAGATGCCCTACGCCGAAGCCACCAAGCTCGTCGAGCATCCGGTCTCGTGCATCGATTGCCACGACGCCGAGACGATGGCGCTCCGCGTGAACCGCCCGGGCTTCCTCAACGGCATCCGCGCGCTCGCCAAGTCCGACTACCCGACGCCGCACCTGCCGAGCATCGAGCGCTGGCGCAAGGAAGGCCGCAAAGGCCAATACGAACCCAACAAGGACGCCACGCGCCAGGAAATGCGCTCGATGGTCTGTGCCCAGTGCCACGTGGAGTATTACTTCAAAGGCGAGGGCAAGCTCGTCACCTACCCGTGGGACAAGGGCCTGAAGGTCGAGCAGATCGAGACCTACTACAACGAGGTCGGTCACAAGGATTGGGTGCACAAGGAAACCGGCGCCAACGTGCTCAAGGCCCAGCACCCCGAATTTGAAATGTGGAGCCAGGGCATCCACGCCCGCGCCGGCGTCTCCTGCGCCGATTGCCACATGCCCTACGTCCGCGAAGGCGCCGTCAAGGTCAGCAACCACCACGTCCGCTCGCCGCTCCTCAACGTCGCGCAGGCCTGCCAGACCTGCCACCGCGTCCCCGAGCAGGAAATCAAGGCCCGCGCCCTCGCCGTGCAGGACCGCAACGCCGCGCTCCTCACCCGCGGCGAGAAAGCGCTCGTCGGCCTGATCGACGCCATCGTCGCCGCGCAAAAAGCCGGCGCCACGGATGCGCAACTCAAAGCCGCGCGCGAGTTCCAGCGTCAGGCCCAGTGGCGCCTCGACTTCGTCTCCGCGGAAAACTCCATGGGCTTCCACGCTCCGCAGGAAGCCGCGCGCATCCTCGCCGAGGCGATCGACTACGCCCGCCAAGGCGAACTCGCCGTCGCCCGCGACACGAAGCCGGCCGCTCCCGCCGTCGCCACCGCCGCCGGCACACCGTAA
- a CDS encoding M13 family metallopeptidase has product MNHESASPRGSRFRAGRISTRLLLGVGLAFLPAVLEGATEPRQTPPRVDDGVDIAVHPGDDFFAYANGAWLKATALPTGRNRWTARDEIAAQTKRQMAELLASAEQAAPGSTARKIGDYRAAFLDTEAIEARGTAPLQPLLQRIDALGDKGALADWLGAELRADCDPLNTGVFSSPHVFGFAVQFGIRGDGRHHAYLLQGGLGLGAAEAYTAETAEAVESRARYASGIAATLRRLGCDRAEERARAVLALETELAHTHVSDEKSANERNADQVWLRSDFPARAPGLDWEKFFRAAGLETTLEIAVWQPAAVTGIAAQIDAQPLAVWQDYLRFHLVQRHADVLPAEFAAARAEPAGARPQLALAELERALPELLGRAYVEKFFPPEVKARVQAVADDMLAHFQRGVATARWLSPEGRRRAQEILRVAHFSAGHPETWVDDSALTVARDDAFGNRRRVAEWRHRAALARLDRPVDLREWTMSPHQSGAVINLLLNSYNFAAALLQPPKFDPAASRAALYGSIGAIFAHEMCHFVDTLGADYDAGGALRNWWTDADRAAYAAATQPLIAQFAACRAADLPLDGQRTLVENFADLAGLELAFVAHRHALGARAADAEYTRAQNREFFIAFARAWRAKTDEAGLRRQVQTDNHAPEAFRAATARNLDAWYDAFDVRPGDWLYLAPDARVRLW; this is encoded by the coding sequence ATGAACCACGAATCAGCCTCGCCTCGCGGGTCGCGCTTCCGCGCGGGCCGGATTTCCACGCGTCTTCTGCTCGGCGTCGGACTTGCGTTTCTCCCCGCTGTCCTCGAGGGCGCGACGGAACCCCGGCAGACTCCGCCCCGCGTCGATGACGGCGTGGACATCGCCGTGCATCCGGGCGACGACTTTTTCGCCTACGCCAATGGTGCGTGGCTCAAGGCCACCGCTCTGCCCACCGGGCGCAACCGCTGGACGGCGCGCGATGAAATCGCCGCGCAGACAAAGCGACAGATGGCCGAGTTGCTTGCCAGCGCGGAGCAGGCCGCGCCCGGTTCGACGGCGCGAAAGATCGGCGACTATCGCGCGGCGTTCCTCGACACGGAGGCCATCGAGGCTCGCGGAACCGCCCCGCTCCAGCCGCTGTTGCAGCGCATCGATGCGCTCGGGGACAAAGGTGCGCTGGCCGACTGGCTCGGCGCCGAACTGCGGGCCGATTGTGACCCGCTGAACACCGGCGTCTTTTCCTCGCCGCACGTCTTCGGGTTTGCGGTGCAATTTGGCATTCGCGGCGACGGCCGGCACCACGCCTATCTCCTGCAAGGCGGGCTCGGACTCGGAGCGGCGGAGGCCTACACCGCCGAGACGGCGGAAGCCGTGGAAAGCCGCGCGCGCTACGCTTCCGGCATCGCCGCGACGCTGCGTCGCCTCGGCTGCGACCGCGCGGAGGAGCGCGCGCGCGCCGTGCTCGCGCTCGAAACGGAATTGGCGCACACGCACGTCTCCGACGAGAAATCGGCCAACGAGCGCAACGCCGACCAAGTGTGGCTCCGCAGCGATTTCCCCGCCCGCGCGCCGGGGCTCGATTGGGAAAAGTTCTTCCGCGCCGCCGGACTCGAGACCACGCTGGAGATCGCGGTCTGGCAGCCGGCCGCCGTGACCGGCATCGCGGCGCAGATCGACGCCCAGCCTTTGGCCGTGTGGCAGGACTATCTCCGTTTCCACCTCGTGCAACGCCATGCGGACGTGTTGCCGGCGGAGTTTGCCGCCGCCCGCGCGGAACCCGCTGGTGCGCGCCCACAGCTTGCGCTGGCCGAGCTCGAGCGGGCGCTGCCCGAGCTGCTGGGCCGGGCCTACGTGGAGAAATTTTTCCCGCCGGAGGTGAAGGCGCGCGTGCAGGCGGTCGCCGACGATATGCTCGCGCATTTCCAGCGCGGCGTGGCCACCGCTCGCTGGCTGAGCCCGGAGGGTCGCCGGCGCGCGCAGGAGATTTTGCGGGTCGCGCATTTCAGCGCGGGTCACCCGGAGACCTGGGTGGACGACTCCGCGTTGACGGTCGCGCGCGACGACGCCTTCGGCAATCGCCGCCGCGTGGCGGAATGGCGCCATCGCGCTGCGCTCGCCCGACTCGACCGGCCCGTCGATCTACGCGAGTGGACGATGTCGCCGCACCAATCCGGCGCGGTGATCAACCTCCTGCTCAACTCCTACAACTTCGCGGCCGCGCTGCTGCAGCCGCCCAAGTTCGACCCGGCGGCTTCGCGCGCGGCGCTCTATGGGTCGATCGGCGCGATCTTTGCCCACGAAATGTGCCACTTCGTGGACACGCTCGGCGCAGACTACGACGCGGGAGGCGCACTGCGTAACTGGTGGACCGACGCGGATCGCGCCGCTTACGCCGCCGCCACGCAGCCCCTCATCGCGCAGTTCGCCGCATGCCGGGCCGCGGATCTGCCGCTCGACGGACAGCGGACGCTGGTGGAAAATTTCGCCGACCTCGCGGGCTTGGAACTCGCCTTCGTGGCGCACCGGCACGCACTCGGCGCACGCGCCGCCGACGCGGAATACACGCGGGCGCAGAATCGCGAGTTCTTCATCGCCTTCGCTCGCGCGTGGCGGGCGAAGACCGACGAAGCGGGTCTGCGCCGACAAGTGCAGACCGACAACCATGCGCCGGAAGCGTTTCGCGCCGCGACGGCGCGCAATCTCGATGCGTGGTATGACGCCTTCGACGTCCGTCCCGGCGATTGGCTCTACCTCGCCCCGGACGCACGTGTGCGCCTGTGGTAG
- the nirK gene encoding nitrite reductase, copper-containing: MKNPRITVLATAGLALAAALCTASLAHANEGPTDAKGPVILPSEVQAMPVEQAILTAPPHVPPAITRKYAARVVVQLEVREVVGRLADGVEYTFWTYGGSVPGSFIRIREGDVVEFHLNNHPSSKLPHNIDLHAVTGPGGGAASTFTAPGHSSQFTFKALNPGLYVYHCATAPVPMHIGNGMYGLILVEPKDGLPPVDKEYYVMQGEFYTTGKYGEEGLQSFDMQKAIDERPPYVVFNGAVGSLTGDKAITANVGEHVRIYFGVGGPNVTSSFHIIGEIFDKVYPEAGLSLPNANVQTTLVPSGGACAVEFKVDVPGTFVLVDHSLTRAFNKGALGMLKVTGPEDRVTYSGKEIDAVYFGAAVDSDASKRAADLKAKIAAEIANNPAIAGFTKEAQIEKGKQVYMGLCFACHQPDGKGMPAVFPPLAQSDYMLADRDRAVRVVLKGLTGPVTVNGQSINSAMPPQEAALTDAQVADVLTYVFNSWGNKGDAFKADHVKAIRNEARSN, encoded by the coding sequence ATGAAAAACCCACGCATCACCGTCCTCGCGACGGCCGGCCTCGCCTTGGCCGCCGCGCTCTGCACCGCCTCGCTCGCCCACGCCAACGAAGGCCCCACCGACGCCAAGGGCCCCGTCATCCTCCCGTCCGAAGTGCAGGCCATGCCGGTCGAGCAGGCGATTCTCACCGCGCCGCCGCACGTGCCGCCGGCCATCACGCGCAAATACGCGGCGCGCGTCGTCGTGCAGCTCGAGGTGCGCGAAGTCGTCGGCCGTCTCGCCGACGGCGTCGAATACACTTTCTGGACCTACGGCGGCAGCGTCCCCGGCTCGTTCATCCGCATCCGCGAAGGCGACGTCGTGGAATTCCACCTGAACAACCACCCGTCGTCGAAGCTCCCGCACAACATCGATCTCCACGCCGTCACCGGCCCGGGCGGCGGCGCGGCATCAACGTTCACCGCGCCGGGTCACAGTTCGCAGTTCACCTTCAAGGCTCTCAACCCGGGCCTCTACGTCTATCACTGCGCCACCGCGCCCGTCCCGATGCACATCGGCAACGGCATGTATGGCCTCATCCTCGTCGAGCCGAAGGACGGCCTGCCGCCTGTCGACAAGGAATACTACGTGATGCAAGGCGAGTTCTACACCACCGGCAAATACGGCGAGGAAGGTCTGCAATCCTTCGACATGCAGAAGGCCATCGACGAACGCCCGCCCTACGTCGTGTTCAACGGCGCCGTCGGCTCGCTCACGGGCGACAAGGCCATCACCGCCAACGTCGGCGAGCACGTCCGCATCTACTTCGGCGTCGGCGGCCCGAACGTCACGTCATCCTTCCACATCATCGGCGAAATCTTCGACAAGGTTTATCCGGAAGCCGGCCTCAGCCTGCCCAACGCCAACGTCCAGACCACGCTCGTCCCCTCCGGCGGCGCGTGCGCCGTGGAGTTCAAGGTCGATGTCCCCGGCACGTTCGTCCTCGTCGACCACTCGCTCACGCGCGCATTCAACAAGGGCGCGCTCGGCATGCTCAAGGTCACCGGCCCCGAGGACCGCGTCACTTACTCCGGCAAGGAAATCGACGCCGTCTACTTCGGCGCCGCCGTCGATTCCGATGCCTCAAAGCGCGCCGCCGATCTAAAAGCCAAGATCGCCGCCGAGATCGCGAACAATCCCGCCATCGCCGGCTTCACCAAGGAAGCGCAGATCGAAAAAGGAAAACAGGTTTACATGGGTCTCTGCTTCGCCTGCCACCAGCCCGACGGCAAGGGCATGCCCGCGGTCTTCCCGCCGCTCGCCCAGTCCGACTACATGCTCGCCGACCGCGACCGCGCCGTCCGCGTCGTGCTGAAGGGCCTCACCGGTCCCGTCACCGTCAACGGCCAGTCGATCAACAGCGCCATGCCGCCGCAGGAAGCCGCGCTCACCGACGCGCAGGTCGCGGACGTCCTCACCTACGTCTTCAACTCGTGGGGCAACAAGGGCGACGCCTTCAAAGCCGACCACGTGAAAGCCATCCGCAACGAGGCCCGCAGCAACTAA
- the nrfH gene encoding cytochrome c nitrite reductase small subunit: protein MKPPAPRLRFYLALTLTGVIGLFLGLGSYTFTFAHGLSYFSNDPKACVNCHIMREQFDGWQKSPHHAVATCNDCHTPHDFVRKYLTKAENGYWHSKGFTLQDFHEPIMIRSKNVAVLQENCVACHQQIVDGINTHPGDPQKMLDCLHCHRDVGHGPVR, encoded by the coding sequence ATGAAACCCCCGGCGCCCCGCCTCCGTTTCTACCTCGCGCTGACGCTCACCGGCGTGATCGGCCTGTTCCTCGGGCTCGGCAGCTACACGTTCACGTTCGCCCACGGCCTTTCGTATTTTTCCAACGACCCGAAGGCGTGCGTGAACTGCCACATCATGCGCGAGCAGTTCGACGGCTGGCAGAAATCCCCGCACCACGCCGTCGCCACCTGCAACGATTGCCACACGCCGCACGACTTCGTCCGGAAATACCTCACGAAAGCGGAAAACGGCTACTGGCACTCGAAGGGTTTCACGCTGCAGGACTTTCATGAGCCGATCATGATCCGCTCGAAGAACGTGGCCGTGCTCCAGGAAAACTGCGTCGCGTGCCACCAGCAGATCGTCGACGGCATCAACACCCACCCGGGCGATCCGCAGAAGATGCTCGATTGCCTCCACTGCCACCGCGACGTCGGCCACGGCCCCGTCCGCTGA
- a CDS encoding SCO family protein — translation MNTTSFPTPTSSRPPAPSNPIGYSSRSLSLWGGNLLGYSVRLAAVGVALSAAVAVSAGSCCKPEPKPEPKDACCAAAEKPASAKKADCCKPAEAADTTAAPFTRTSLYQADGSFTDDSGKSFRLASLRGRPVVVNLFFATCGYACPLAVTDLLAVQARLSPTQRKDTVFVLVSFDLQRDTVEALAQYRAARQLDDNWILLRGDDASVRELAALLGVKYKQEADGSFAHSNLFTILNREGEVVHQRIGLQSGIDGAVAALTAL, via the coding sequence ATGAACACCACGTCCTTCCCCACCCCAACGTCTTCCCGCCCCCCCGCACCGAGTAACCCAATAGGTTACTCATCCCGCTCGCTCTCACTCTGGGGCGGTAACCTATTAGGTTACTCCGTCCGTTTGGCCGCGGTCGGGGTTGCGCTTTCCGCCGCGGTCGCGGTTAGCGCCGGCTCTTGCTGCAAGCCCGAGCCGAAACCGGAACCCAAGGACGCGTGCTGCGCCGCGGCCGAAAAGCCCGCCTCCGCGAAGAAGGCCGATTGCTGCAAGCCCGCGGAAGCCGCCGACACCACCGCTGCACCCTTCACGCGCACCTCGCTCTACCAAGCCGACGGCTCCTTCACCGACGATTCGGGGAAATCCTTCCGCCTCGCCTCCCTGCGCGGTCGTCCCGTCGTGGTGAACCTGTTCTTCGCCACCTGCGGCTACGCCTGCCCGCTCGCCGTCACCGACCTGCTCGCCGTGCAAGCGCGCCTCTCGCCCACGCAGCGCAAGGACACCGTGTTCGTCCTCGTGTCGTTCGATCTCCAGCGCGACACCGTCGAGGCGCTCGCGCAATACCGCGCCGCGCGCCAGCTCGACGACAACTGGATCCTCCTCCGCGGCGACGACGCGTCCGTCCGCGAACTCGCCGCTCTCCTCGGCGTGAAATACAAGCAGGAAGCCGACGGCTCCTTCGCCCACTCGAACCTCTTCACGATCCTCAACCGCGAAGGCGAAGTCGTCCACCAGCGCATCGGCCTGCAAAGCGGCATCGACGGCGCCGTCGCCGCGCTCACCGCCCTCTAA
- a CDS encoding formylglycine-generating enzyme family protein, which translates to MPAGSYVPLQRSVKDLASVPVAAFRLDVTPVTNAEFLAFVRANPKWQRSRVSPLFADASYLETWAGDLEPGPRAPANAPVVRVSWFAARAYAAWAGKRLPTTAEWELAASAGYTRADGKNDEQLNRDLYAWLARPVPAVLPDAATARPNFHGVRGLHGLVWEWVSDFNTAMVTGESRADSGLERDLFCGAGSVGAKDTTDYAAFMRQALRSSLRANNTTSSLGFRCAQDL; encoded by the coding sequence ATCCCCGCCGGCAGCTATGTTCCGCTCCAGCGTTCCGTGAAGGACCTCGCGAGCGTGCCCGTCGCCGCGTTCCGCTTGGACGTCACGCCGGTCACCAACGCCGAGTTTCTCGCCTTCGTCCGCGCCAACCCCAAGTGGCAACGCTCGCGCGTCAGCCCGCTCTTCGCCGACGCCTCGTATCTCGAAACGTGGGCCGGCGACCTCGAGCCCGGCCCGCGCGCACCCGCCAACGCGCCGGTCGTGCGCGTCTCGTGGTTCGCCGCGCGCGCTTACGCTGCGTGGGCCGGCAAGCGCCTGCCCACCACCGCCGAGTGGGAGCTCGCCGCCAGCGCCGGCTACACGCGCGCCGACGGCAAGAACGACGAGCAGCTCAACCGCGACCTCTACGCCTGGCTCGCGCGCCCCGTGCCGGCCGTGCTCCCCGACGCCGCGACCGCGCGCCCGAATTTCCACGGCGTGCGCGGTCTGCACGGCCTCGTCTGGGAATGGGTCAGCGATTTCAACACCGCGATGGTCACCGGCGAGTCGCGCGCCGACTCCGGCCTCGAACGCGACCTCTTCTGCGGTGCCGGTTCGGTCGGCGCCAAGGACACGACCGACTACGCCGCGTTCATGCGGCAAGCGCTCCGCTCCTCTCTCCGCGCCAACAACACCACGTCCTCCCTCGGCTTCCGCTGCGCGCAGGACCTCTGA